The bacterium DNA segment GAACGAAACGGAAAAGAGATAACAACCTCATTAAAACCAAAAATCACTTACCAACGCGGACAACAGACAGCATCGATGGGCATTATTTTCGAAACAGAATCAGAAAAAGCCGCTTCCCTTTTTGATGCAATCAAACGTGGCATTACCGAAACACATCGCTGGATTGGAAACATCATTAACGACTTCAAACATCTTTCTTTGAGCAAAAATGTCAAAGAGATGGCCGGACCACTCATGATTGTTCACATGAGTGCGAAAATGGCAAATGAAGGCATTTTATTGTTTTTCATATTTTTGGCAATTATCAGCATCAACCTTGCGGTTTTGAACATGTTACCAGTGCCTATTTTGGATGGTGGACAGATTGTGTTTTACACTATTGAAGCGATCATGGGATTTCCGCTCAATGAAAAAGCAAAAATCGGCATCCACATGGCCTGCTGGATCGGATTCATGGCATTATTTGCTTATTTGAGCTGGCAAGATATTATGCGGATCGCCGCACCTCTTTTGAAACATTTATTTTAAAAGCTCTAAAATACCCCGGTCAATTGAGCGTCCCTCTTTTGACCGGGGTATTTTCATGCACGCATCAGATTATTATTAATTCAAATTGGCTTATTTTTTATTCATGATATGCTTGAAAGTAAATGGAGGATATCATGAAGTCATTACGGTCTTTACTATTATTTTTTCTATGCATGCAGCTTTTTGGGCCTGTTTGCGCAATGGTTACAAAACTAACGCTAAAACAGATTGAGGCCGATATCCGCATGTTGGAAACGAATGCGATCGCAGAATTAAAAAAGGCGTTTCCATTGATTTCCGAATCGGAATGGGCAGAAACGTTTAAAGATATTGAAAAATGCAAAGCAGATTTAAAAATACACCTTGCACAGAAAGATGCGGCGATCACCATGCCATCCGTTTACCCTGCCAATACACCCTTTGTTTATGAAAAGTTTGAAGAATATACAAAACGGTGTACCGTGGCACGTGGCATAAACCCTGAAAAAATAGGAATCTTAATCGAATCCAGCAATGGATGGTCCCCTGTACAATCTGCCTCTGCATGGGCCATTACTAACTATGAATACAGACAGACCTTAACAAACAACACATGGCGAATAATTGGCGGAACAAACTTCAGACCAATGGTTGGTTTTGATACAAAACAAAATTGGGATAAGTATATACACAATCAAACTATATGGATGGACTACGTCAAAAAATTTTCATTCCCAGCCGAATACAAGGAATTCAAAAACATAACTGACCAAATAAAGCTTGAATTAAAAACATTTAAAAAGGATCTAAAAGATTTCATTTTTCCAAAACACGCACGTCCAGCTGCGCCACTATTCCATAAACAGTTCATAGAACACACAATTCATCATGAAATCACGCATATTATCGAGGGACACGGAATAACTACCCAACATGTAAAAATGCTTATAGAAAAATACTATGGTAAAACAACAAATAATAACCCGAGCTGGTTTGCCTTTACTAAAACACATGAATATATGGCAGAACTCATGCCTTCACTATTGTTCAACGACATAGCACAATATGCATACAAGCTTGCAAAGTTCAGGACAAATCCACCATCATGGATAGTCTTACATGAAAAAGAACGTTTTTCAAAAACCCATGCAACAGACGCAGAACTACTTCCATGGCTCCAGCGAATTGTACAGGCACACTCGCAGAGTTAAATTTACTCGAAGCTACTATTTTACTTTTGGTGCAAAACCAATTTCTTGCGCTTTGTGAGGATGCTCGGAACCAGCGTACACTTTTAATTTACGATAGATGTCACTGTTAAGGGTATTTTTTGGCAACATTCTTTTGACTGCAAGTTCAACAATTTTTGTTGGGTGCTTTTTCATAAGATCTTTTGCTAATGTAACCTTTTTACCGCTCATCCAGCCGCTGTAGGTCACGTATTCTTTGTCGCTCATTTTTTGACCGGTCATGACCACTTTGTCAGCATTGATAACCACCACATAATCACCACAATCGGTGTGCGGCGTGTAATATGGCTTGTCTTTGCCACGCAATGCATCGGCAATCTGTGTTGCCAAACGGCCTAAAATCTTACCCTCTGCATCGATAACTCGCCATTTTGGGGCACGATCTTCTTTTTTCAAATAAAACGCTTTATTCATAATCATGATCGCAAGACCTTTATTTTCAGAAATTTATATGATTTTTTAAACTCTCCTGTCAAAGATAAACAAAAAACTGATTTTGGTCAATATAATTGTCAAAGACAAACAATGCATCTTTACTTTTTTCAAAACAGCGTGGCTGCAACCTGCAAAATGATTGACAAAAAAACGATTGCATCGCAGAATAGACAGCAACTATTGACCTTTTAAAGCCAAATTCTGTTTGCTTATACACAACCCTTGAAAAACGAAATTTTAAACCATGATTGAAAATGCAGTTCCGATAATCCCTTTTTTGACGGTCATTTTTGTAACTTTATTGTCAGGACAGGTCCAAAAAGGACTTTTGATAGGAATTGTTGTGGGCGTCTGGCTGCTATCTGCCGGATCATTGTATACCTTTTTCCAGCTCTTTTTTTCACAAATTAACGACCAGATTGCAAACAAGGATAGCTGGTTTTTATACCTCTTTTTAATCGCTCTGCCCTCATTAATTGAACTGTTTTTAAAAACAGGGAGCGCGCAGGCATTTGCGCAGCGCATGACCCGAAAAATAAAAACAAAACGGGGCATTGAACTTGCTGCGGTCGCTTCATCATTTTGCCTGTCAATCGACGATTATCTGAGCATCTTGACCACGGGCCAGGTACTCAGATCACTGACCGACACGGTGGGTATTCCCCGCGTCAAACTCGCCTATTTGATTCATGCACTTTCCGGCACCGTGGTCATTTTGATGCCACTTTCAAGCTGGGTCGCAACGCTCACCTCCTATCTGACCGCATCAGGAATCGGTAAAAACGACATCATCGCGTCCGACCCGTTCACCGTCTATCTTTACAGCATGCCACACACCATGTATTCGATTTTGACAATCATGACGGTGCTTTTT contains these protein-coding regions:
- the rplM gene encoding 50S ribosomal protein L13, with translation MIMNKAFYLKKEDRAPKWRVIDAEGKILGRLATQIADALRGKDKPYYTPHTDCGDYVVVINADKVVMTGQKMSDKEYVTYSGWMSGKKVTLAKDLMKKHPTKIVELAVKRMLPKNTLNSDIYRKLKVYAGSEHPHKAQEIGFAPKVK